A region from the Dromaius novaehollandiae isolate bDroNov1 chromosome 28, bDroNov1.hap1, whole genome shotgun sequence genome encodes:
- the DNAJC14 gene encoding dnaJ homolog subfamily C member 14 isoform X2, whose product MEPRERPGASAAERGGSPCRHREPSGARPVAESFVPRSPERPCASEEPCEGRDGGHPSPWGGGGGWTARAAEDSTAWNRSCDPGRPLALEDDDLPFLGSEGPGAGPERSCRCQGERSVPPSPFAEQRDGSCSVACHRRAAEAPELRGRPRGREEGEEDGASDEPLGPGRAPGGRRTKKRQRPRSAPREEGREPGKREGRPGPGRRHRPPRKRSQAEGPRDGGAEATWPGEALARLCLARSRALLEAALAHARGLCVEVGGRLLCSCGRLGARDLGSARASVRTWGQRVGQQARSGSARAGRWLRAGAELFLRLLWMLCALLFLVVMLLLGSLRLCGRLCAAALVAGAGRLGGTGRGARLLALLDVSVLHRTWSLFKETRTCRNLWDWLRTWRAPPWAPGGPRADGLGDAAPGPDGGPPGAGSREEVARLLALAAVPEEELNPFQVLGLEATASDAELKKAYRRLAVLVHPDKNEHPRAEEAFKVLRAAWDIVSNPEKRKEYEIKRMAESELTRSVSEFLTRLQDDLKEAMNTMMCSKCQGKHKRFEMDRDPLSARYCAECSKLHPAEEGDFWAESSMLGLKITYFAMMDGKIYDITEWAGCQRVGISPDTHRVPYHISFGSRSAGPSGRQRASSKGSPASAADLQDFFKRVFQGSSAQVPGGAFSPPPPPTAPAGAATSAGTPPKTDGAAPKGDAKHKRRKKSGLRA is encoded by the exons atGGAGCCGCGGGAGCGCCCGGGTGCcagcgcggcggagcggggcggctcTCCCTGCCGGCACCGGGAGCCGAGCGGTGCGCGGCCCGTCGCGGAGAGCTTCGTCCCTAGGAGCCCGGAGCGTCCCTGCGCCAGCGAGGAGCCGTGTGAGGGCCGAGACGGGGGCCACCCGTccccgtggggcggcggcggggggtggaCGGCCCGCGCCGCCGAGGACAGCACCGCCTGGAACAGGAGCTGCGACCCGGGGCGGCCGTTAGCGCTCGAAGACGACGACCTGCCCTTCCTGGGCTCCgagggccccggcgccggccccgagcGCTCCTGCCGCTGCCAGGGCGAGAGGTCGGTGCCCCCGAGCCCCTTCGCTGAGCAGAGGGACGGATCCTGCAGCGTCGCCTGCCACCGCCGGGCCGCCGAGGCCCCGGAGCTGCGCGGCCGGCCCCGAGGCCGGGAGGAGGGCGAGGAGGACGGCGCCAGCGACGAGCCGCtcggccccggccgggcgccgggcggccgcAGGACCAAGAAGCGCCAgaggccccgctctgcccccagGGAGGAGGGCCGGGAGCCCGGGAAGCGCGagggccgcccggggccgggccggaggcACAGGCCGCCTCGGAAGAGGAGCcaggcggaggggccgcgggacGGTGGGGCCGAGGCCACGTGGCCGGGGGAGGCGCTGGCCCGGCTCTGCCTGGCCCGTTCCAGGGCGCTGCTGGAGGCGGCGCTGGCCCACGCGCGCGGGCTGTGCGTGGAGGTTGGCGGCCgcctgctctgctcctgcggCCGCCTCGGCGCCCGCGACCTGGGCTCGGCCCGGGCCAGCGTGAGGACCTGGGGCCAGCGGGTGGGCCAGCAGGCCCGCAGCGGCTCGGCTCGGGCCGGCCGGTGGCTCCGCGCCGGGGCGGAGCTCTTCCTCCGCCTGCTCTGGATGCTCTGCGCCCTGCTCTTCCTCGTCGTCATGCTGCTCCTGGGCAGCCTGCGGCTGTGCGGGCGCCTGTGCGCGGCCGCGCTGGTCGCTGGCGCCGGCCGGCTGGGCGGgaccggccgcggggcccggctccTCGCGCTCCTCGACGTCTCCGTCCTCCACCGCACGTGGAGCCTCTTCAAGGAGACCAGGACTTGCCGGAACCTCTGGGACTGGCTGCGGACGTGGCGCGCTCCCCCCTGGGCGCCCGGCGGGCCGAGGGCGGACGGGCTGGGGgacgccgcgcccggccccgacggcggcccccccggcgccggctcGAGGGAGGAGGTGGCCCGGTTGCTGGCCCTGGCGGCCGTGCCCGAGGAAGAGCTGAACCCCTTCCAGGTGCTGGGCTTGGAGGCGACGGCGTCCGACGCGGAGCTGAAGAAGGCCTATCGCCGGCTGGCGGTGCTG GTTCACCCAGACAAGAACGAACACCCGCGAGCGGAGGAGGCCTTCAAGGTCCTGCGAGCGGCCTGGGATATCGTCAGCAACCCGGAGAAGAGGAAGGAGTACGAGAT CAAGCGGATGGCAGAGAGCGAGCTGACGAGGTCCGTGAGCGAGTTCCTCACCAGGCTGCAGGACGACCTGAAGGAGGCCATGAACACCATGATGTGCAGCAAGTGCCAGGGGAAGCACAA GCGGTTTGAGATGGACCGTGACCCGCTCAGCGCCCGCTACTGCGCTGAGTGCAGCAAGCTGCACCCCGCGGAGGAGGGCGACTTCTGGGCCGAGTCCAGCATGCTGGGGCTGAAGATCACCTACTTTGCCATGATGGACGGGAAGATCTACGACATCACGG AGTGGGCCGGCTGCCAGCGGGTCGGCATCTCTCCGGACACCCATCGCGTCCCCTATCACATATCGTTCGGGTCGAGGAGCGCCGGGCCGAGCGGGCGGCAGAG GGCCTCCTCCAAAGGCAGCCCCGCCTCCGCCGCCGACCTGCAAGACTTCTTCAAGCGCGTGTTCCAGGGGAGCTCGGCACAGGTGCCCGGGGGGGCCTtctcccccccgccgccacccacGGCACCCGCGGGGGCAGCCACCTCCGCAGGGACGCCCCCGAAGACGGACGGCGCTGCCCCGAAGGGGGACGCGAAGCACAAGAGGCGGAAGAAG TCCGGTCTGCGTGCGTGA
- the DNAJC14 gene encoding dnaJ homolog subfamily C member 14 isoform X1: MEPRERPGASAAERGGSPCRHREPSGARPVAESFVPRSPERPCASEEPCEGRDGGHPSPWGGGGGWTARAAEDSTAWNRSCDPGRPLALEDDDLPFLGSEGPGAGPERSCRCQGERSVPPSPFAEQRDGSCSVACHRRAAEAPELRGRPRGREEGEEDGASDEPLGPGRAPGGRRTKKRQRPRSAPREEGREPGKREGRPGPGRRHRPPRKRSQAEGPRDGGAEATWPGEALARLCLARSRALLEAALAHARGLCVEVGGRLLCSCGRLGARDLGSARASVRTWGQRVGQQARSGSARAGRWLRAGAELFLRLLWMLCALLFLVVMLLLGSLRLCGRLCAAALVAGAGRLGGTGRGARLLALLDVSVLHRTWSLFKETRTCRNLWDWLRTWRAPPWAPGGPRADGLGDAAPGPDGGPPGAGSREEVARLLALAAVPEEELNPFQVLGLEATASDAELKKAYRRLAVLVHPDKNEHPRAEEAFKVLRAAWDIVSNPEKRKEYEIKRMAESELTRSVSEFLTRLQDDLKEAMNTMMCSKCQGKHKRFEMDRDPLSARYCAECSKLHPAEEGDFWAESSMLGLKITYFAMMDGKIYDITEWAGCQRVGISPDTHRVPYHISFGSRSAGPSGRQRASSKGSPASAADLQDFFKRVFQGSSAQVPGGAFSPPPPPTAPAGAATSAGTPPKTDGAAPKGDAKHKRRKKVRRPFQR; the protein is encoded by the exons atGGAGCCGCGGGAGCGCCCGGGTGCcagcgcggcggagcggggcggctcTCCCTGCCGGCACCGGGAGCCGAGCGGTGCGCGGCCCGTCGCGGAGAGCTTCGTCCCTAGGAGCCCGGAGCGTCCCTGCGCCAGCGAGGAGCCGTGTGAGGGCCGAGACGGGGGCCACCCGTccccgtggggcggcggcggggggtggaCGGCCCGCGCCGCCGAGGACAGCACCGCCTGGAACAGGAGCTGCGACCCGGGGCGGCCGTTAGCGCTCGAAGACGACGACCTGCCCTTCCTGGGCTCCgagggccccggcgccggccccgagcGCTCCTGCCGCTGCCAGGGCGAGAGGTCGGTGCCCCCGAGCCCCTTCGCTGAGCAGAGGGACGGATCCTGCAGCGTCGCCTGCCACCGCCGGGCCGCCGAGGCCCCGGAGCTGCGCGGCCGGCCCCGAGGCCGGGAGGAGGGCGAGGAGGACGGCGCCAGCGACGAGCCGCtcggccccggccgggcgccgggcggccgcAGGACCAAGAAGCGCCAgaggccccgctctgcccccagGGAGGAGGGCCGGGAGCCCGGGAAGCGCGagggccgcccggggccgggccggaggcACAGGCCGCCTCGGAAGAGGAGCcaggcggaggggccgcgggacGGTGGGGCCGAGGCCACGTGGCCGGGGGAGGCGCTGGCCCGGCTCTGCCTGGCCCGTTCCAGGGCGCTGCTGGAGGCGGCGCTGGCCCACGCGCGCGGGCTGTGCGTGGAGGTTGGCGGCCgcctgctctgctcctgcggCCGCCTCGGCGCCCGCGACCTGGGCTCGGCCCGGGCCAGCGTGAGGACCTGGGGCCAGCGGGTGGGCCAGCAGGCCCGCAGCGGCTCGGCTCGGGCCGGCCGGTGGCTCCGCGCCGGGGCGGAGCTCTTCCTCCGCCTGCTCTGGATGCTCTGCGCCCTGCTCTTCCTCGTCGTCATGCTGCTCCTGGGCAGCCTGCGGCTGTGCGGGCGCCTGTGCGCGGCCGCGCTGGTCGCTGGCGCCGGCCGGCTGGGCGGgaccggccgcggggcccggctccTCGCGCTCCTCGACGTCTCCGTCCTCCACCGCACGTGGAGCCTCTTCAAGGAGACCAGGACTTGCCGGAACCTCTGGGACTGGCTGCGGACGTGGCGCGCTCCCCCCTGGGCGCCCGGCGGGCCGAGGGCGGACGGGCTGGGGgacgccgcgcccggccccgacggcggcccccccggcgccggctcGAGGGAGGAGGTGGCCCGGTTGCTGGCCCTGGCGGCCGTGCCCGAGGAAGAGCTGAACCCCTTCCAGGTGCTGGGCTTGGAGGCGACGGCGTCCGACGCGGAGCTGAAGAAGGCCTATCGCCGGCTGGCGGTGCTG GTTCACCCAGACAAGAACGAACACCCGCGAGCGGAGGAGGCCTTCAAGGTCCTGCGAGCGGCCTGGGATATCGTCAGCAACCCGGAGAAGAGGAAGGAGTACGAGAT CAAGCGGATGGCAGAGAGCGAGCTGACGAGGTCCGTGAGCGAGTTCCTCACCAGGCTGCAGGACGACCTGAAGGAGGCCATGAACACCATGATGTGCAGCAAGTGCCAGGGGAAGCACAA GCGGTTTGAGATGGACCGTGACCCGCTCAGCGCCCGCTACTGCGCTGAGTGCAGCAAGCTGCACCCCGCGGAGGAGGGCGACTTCTGGGCCGAGTCCAGCATGCTGGGGCTGAAGATCACCTACTTTGCCATGATGGACGGGAAGATCTACGACATCACGG AGTGGGCCGGCTGCCAGCGGGTCGGCATCTCTCCGGACACCCATCGCGTCCCCTATCACATATCGTTCGGGTCGAGGAGCGCCGGGCCGAGCGGGCGGCAGAG GGCCTCCTCCAAAGGCAGCCCCGCCTCCGCCGCCGACCTGCAAGACTTCTTCAAGCGCGTGTTCCAGGGGAGCTCGGCACAGGTGCCCGGGGGGGCCTtctcccccccgccgccacccacGGCACCCGCGGGGGCAGCCACCTCCGCAGGGACGCCCCCGAAGACGGACGGCGCTGCCCCGAAGGGGGACGCGAAGCACAAGAGGCGGAAGAAGGTGCGTCGGCCTTTCCAGCGCTGA